From Pirellulales bacterium, a single genomic window includes:
- a CDS encoding alkaline phosphatase D family protein, whose protein sequence is MCRLAVYLSLVALPVLTVIARAAPPADQPVARIAFGSCARQEEPQPIWDKIVDLHPDLFLFIGDNIYGDSADMEVLKARYAKLGAMPGFQKLRASCPLLATWDDHDYGINDGGRDFPQRDASQKVFLDFFGDPPGSERRHRPGVYTAQVFGPVGKRVQIILLDTRYFRSPLKAAPKGDPRGPYVPTDDPAATMLGDAQWVWLAEQLKVPAEVRIIASSIQVVAEDHGYEKWMNMPAERERLFKAIRDAHAAGIILLSGDRHLAELSMIDAGIGYPLYDLTSSGLNAGGKKWRGYEENRHRVGTMNWGDNFGMVTIDWSQSDPRIALSIYDDEGDVNIRRKIRLSTLQPGVIGK, encoded by the coding sequence ATGTGTCGTTTGGCCGTTTACCTTAGCCTTGTCGCATTGCCAGTGTTGACGGTTATCGCAAGGGCGGCTCCTCCGGCCGATCAGCCTGTTGCGCGAATCGCATTTGGTTCCTGTGCTCGGCAAGAAGAGCCGCAACCGATCTGGGACAAGATCGTGGACCTGCATCCGGATCTGTTTCTGTTCATTGGCGACAACATCTACGGCGATAGCGCCGATATGGAAGTGCTCAAGGCCCGCTACGCCAAACTGGGCGCCATGCCGGGCTTCCAAAAGCTGCGTGCCAGCTGTCCGTTGCTGGCGACTTGGGATGATCACGATTACGGCATCAATGACGGCGGCCGCGATTTCCCTCAGCGCGACGCGTCGCAAAAGGTGTTCCTCGATTTTTTCGGCGACCCTCCCGGCAGCGAACGGCGCCACCGCCCCGGCGTTTACACTGCGCAAGTATTCGGCCCGGTGGGCAAGCGCGTGCAGATCATCCTGCTCGATACGCGCTACTTTCGTAGTCCTTTGAAGGCGGCTCCCAAGGGAGACCCGCGCGGCCCCTATGTGCCGACCGACGATCCCGCGGCGACGATGTTGGGGGACGCGCAATGGGTCTGGCTGGCAGAACAGCTGAAGGTGCCGGCCGAGGTCCGGATCATCGCTTCCAGCATACAGGTCGTGGCCGAGGATCATGGTTACGAGAAGTGGATGAACATGCCGGCCGAACGCGAGCGGCTTTTCAAGGCCATTCGCGATGCCCACGCGGCGGGCATCATCCTATTGAGTGGCGACCGGCACCTGGCCGAACTGTCGATGATCGACGCAGGCATTGGCTACCCACTGTACGATCTGACCTCAAGCGGTCTGAACGCCGGCGGCAAGAAATGGCGCGGCTATGAAGAAAACCGCCACCGCGTGGGGACCATGAACTGGGGCGATAACTTCGGCATGGTCACGATCGATTGGTCGCAGTCGGATCCGCGTATCGCGCTGTCGATCTACGATGACGAGGGGGACGTGAACATCCGCCGCAAAATCCGATTAAGCACTCTGCAGCCGGGAGTGATCGGCAAGTGA
- the csrA gene encoding carbon storage regulator CsrA, translating to MLVLTRKSGQAIRIGESVTITVVQLGRGRVRIGIDAPAEVPVHRGEIHERIQQADGAMASAKATSICS from the coding sequence ATGTTGGTGCTGACCAGAAAATCAGGGCAGGCCATCAGGATCGGTGAATCGGTCACGATCACCGTCGTGCAACTTGGTCGTGGGAGGGTGCGGATCGGTATCGACGCCCCTGCCGAAGTCCCAGTTCATCGGGGCGAGATTCACGAGCGTATTCAACAGGCCGACGGCGCGATGGCATCAGCCAAAGCCACCTCGATCTGTTCCTGA